Proteins encoded in a region of the Cydia splendana chromosome 19, ilCydSple1.2, whole genome shotgun sequence genome:
- the LOC134800179 gene encoding protein ABHD18 isoform X3, whose product MCLHLAGTGDHFFWRRRNLMVKPLIKEAGIGGIILENPFYGLRKPTDQVRSSLHNVSDIFVMGGCLILESLVLFHWCERNGLGSLGVTGLSMGGHMASLAATNWPKPLVLVPCLSWSTASAVFLQGVMSQSINWDLLEDQYLSDGEYREKLSKMVTIVDEAFLAGKKFAQTYHPSTHPVSTTVDMAKKLDVTYKETNSENPDIVDMTKSMVESNKNVPKKEAKPYPREALIQEMQRLLDEKKISQQLYEKLLSNDKFELRPQDIDDINKLTEDKINEILMKCKIADLRSIGIVENKTEPAKTGQQTTGAQPILKPPTQLQPVPETKLVKAKSKSWTVSEITSDLWSNLPFMKSKSEKKIDWSKVHWRDREALQFMRGIMDECTHLSNFSVPYDTSLIIAVCAKHDAYVPRDDVGTLEEIWPGAEVRYVDAGHVSAYILHQSLFRACIKEAFERSKKKWKDGKHIN is encoded by the exons TTCTTCTGGCGGCGCCGGAATCTGATGGTGAAGCCGCTCATCAAAGAAGCTGGCATTGGCGGCATCATCCTCGAGAACCCCTTCTACGGCCTCCGGAAACCGACGGACCAGGT gCGGTCATCTCTCCACAATGTGTCAGACATCTTCGTGATGGGTGGTTGCCTCATTCTGGAATCACTAGTTCTGTTCCACTGGTGTGAGCGGAACGGACTCGGTTCTCTCGGCGTCACCGGACTGTCCATGGGCGGTCAT ATGGCGTCGCTAGCAGCTACAAACTGGCCGAAACCCCTGGTGCTGGTGCCGTGCTTGTCCTGGTCAACCGCGTCTGCAGTGTTCCTACag GGTGTCATGTCACAATCAATAAACTGGGATTTACTAGAAGACCAGTACCTCTCGGACGGCGAATACCGCGAAAAACTCAGCAAAATGGTCACCATCGTCGACGAGGCTTTTCTAGCGGGAAAAAAATTCGCACAGACCTACCACCCCTCCACCCATCCCGTCTCCACCACCGTTGACATGGCTAAAAAACTTGACGTAACTTATAAGGAGACCAATTCAGAAAACCCAGACATCGTAGATATGACAAAGAGTATGGTGGAGTCAAATAAAAATGTGCCAAAGAAAGAAGCGAAACCTTATCCGAGGGAGGCTTTGATTCAAGAGATGCAGAGGCTTCTGGACGAGAAGAAAATCAGTCAGCAGTTGTATGAGAAGTTGTTGTCGAACGACAAGTTTGAGTTGAGGCCGCAGGATATTGACGATATCAACAAGTTGACGGAGGACAAGATTAATGAGATATTGATGAAGTGTAAAATTG CCGATTTAAGGTCAATAGGTATTGTTGAAAACAAAACCGAACCAGCCAAAACCGGCCAACAGACCACTGGCGCCCAACCTATTTTAAAACCACCAACACAACTCCAACCAGTCCCAGAGACCAAACTAGTAAAAGCCAAGAGTAAGTCCTGGACAGTCTCGGAGATAACGTCGGATCTGTGGTCCAATCTGCCTTTCATGAAGAGTAAGAGCGAGAAGAAGATAGACTGGAGCAAGGTACATTGGAGGGACAGAGAGGCACTGCAGTTCATGAGAGGGATCATGGATGAGTGCACGCATTTAAGTAACTTCTCTGTGCCGTATGACACTTCGTTGATTATTG CTGTGTGTGCGAAACACGACGCGTACGTACCAAGAGACGACGTGGGTACACTAGAGGAGATCTGGCCCGGCGCTGAGGTGCGCTACGTGGACGCCGGTCACGTGTCCGCCTACATCTTGCACCAGTCGCTCTTCAG GGCTTGCATAAAAGAAGCATTTGAAAGGTCAAAGAAAAAATGGAAAgacggcaaacatattaactga